Proteins from a genomic interval of Kribbella aluminosa:
- a CDS encoding MarR family winged helix-turn-helix transcriptional regulator, with protein sequence MSKGPWLGDGEQKAWRSYLLMQRTLETHLERHLQRDFGLSTPDFEILVNLSESEHGRMRAFELGRSTQWEKSRLSHHLSRMEKRGLIRKEACESRYPEIVITEAGTAAIEACAPAHAARVREFFVDVFGPERFAMLGEAADEVVEVVGKHCATDCALGS encoded by the coding sequence GTGAGCAAGGGACCGTGGCTCGGCGACGGCGAGCAGAAGGCATGGCGCAGCTATCTGCTGATGCAGCGGACGCTGGAGACGCACCTGGAGCGGCACCTCCAGCGGGACTTCGGGCTGTCCACGCCGGACTTCGAGATCCTGGTCAACCTGTCCGAGTCGGAGCACGGCCGGATGCGGGCGTTCGAGCTCGGCCGGTCGACGCAGTGGGAGAAGAGCCGGCTGTCGCATCACCTGTCCCGGATGGAGAAGCGCGGCCTGATCCGCAAGGAGGCCTGCGAGTCGCGGTACCCGGAGATCGTCATCACCGAAGCGGGCACGGCGGCGATCGAGGCGTGCGCGCCGGCGCATGCGGCGCGGGTCCGGGAGTTCTTCGTCGACGTGTTCGGGCCGGAGCGGTTCGCGATGCTCGGCGAGGCCGCGGACGAGGTCGTCGAGGTGGTCGGCAAGCATTGCGCGACCGACTGCGCGCTCGGCTCCTGA
- a CDS encoding FAD:protein FMN transferase — protein MTAARTWSAWSCTVRLTVDDPAVLGAACGELRTLMDRVDKAASRFRPDSELSIVNNRAGALVPVSRLLVDLVDVSLVAAQVSGGAVDPTVGPAVIAAGYDADIETVRRRFPQEPGEPKPVAGWQQVRLNRKLAMLGVPKDCALDLGATAKAWTADRAANVLSKRYGCAVLVEIGGDLRAAGVPKKPWVITVAERAGEIGVLVTLGHGGLTSSTRTVRRWQTPAGYGHHVIDPRTGLPADGPYRTASVWAPTAVRANTFSTALVATGDGALGRLKLAGHPARLIDADGEVTELSGWPTASRAA, from the coding sequence ATGACCGCCGCCCGCACCTGGTCCGCCTGGAGCTGCACGGTCCGCCTGACCGTCGACGATCCGGCCGTACTCGGTGCTGCCTGCGGTGAGCTCAGGACCCTGATGGACCGCGTCGACAAGGCCGCGAGCCGGTTCCGCCCGGACTCCGAGCTGTCGATTGTCAACAATCGTGCAGGTGCCCTCGTGCCGGTTTCCCGGCTGCTGGTCGACCTGGTCGACGTCAGCCTGGTGGCGGCGCAGGTGAGCGGCGGGGCGGTCGACCCGACCGTCGGTCCCGCAGTGATCGCGGCGGGGTACGACGCCGACATCGAGACGGTACGGCGGCGCTTCCCGCAGGAGCCCGGTGAGCCGAAGCCGGTGGCCGGCTGGCAGCAGGTCCGGTTGAACCGGAAGCTGGCGATGCTCGGCGTACCGAAGGACTGCGCGCTCGACCTCGGTGCCACCGCGAAGGCGTGGACCGCGGACCGCGCCGCGAACGTGCTCAGCAAGCGCTACGGCTGCGCGGTGCTCGTCGAGATCGGCGGCGACCTGCGCGCAGCCGGCGTACCGAAGAAGCCGTGGGTCATCACGGTCGCCGAGCGCGCCGGTGAGATCGGCGTACTCGTGACGCTGGGGCACGGCGGTCTGACCAGTTCGACCCGGACGGTACGGCGGTGGCAGACGCCGGCCGGCTACGGCCACCACGTCATCGACCCGCGCACGGGTCTCCCCGCGGACGGGCCGTACCGCACCGCGTCCGTGTGGGCGCCGACCGCCGTACGGGCGAACACCTTCAGTACTGCGCTTGTGGCCACAGGGGATGGCGCGCTCGGCCGGCTGAAGCTTGCTGGGCATCCGGCGCGGTTGATCGACGCGGACGGTGAGGTCACCGAGTTGTCGGGCTGGCCGACGGCGAGCAGGGCCGCCTGA